A genomic segment from Solenopsis invicta isolate M01_SB chromosome 5, UNIL_Sinv_3.0, whole genome shotgun sequence encodes:
- the LOC105205834 gene encoding tensin-1 isoform X7 — MAHALRRISYATCEPQHAQFSFLAREPRAHFSLQYCHSFITESADQAEELNTIVGNAFRMAYVAQLQRQPILQDVISPRSTPSYRKDKQEHRTSWNKSLPGDDTIAAGACRSPSSNSWLKSRTSPTSRTGRGPSAADMNVQLGSAGSPTLRLASVKAPNSIPGLRPAFTNVLGPITNVDEPKSISQQSTPSSDESNSPTELNSYKRLTDKPPLIKRLAMGLTGGRDVLGLNGEDDSCPLVSGSSTPTSPSNRPHSGGYINEAIIDSEGTRPSYNKIPPSESLDNTINASITNAKNFNIENNRIGHNCPDSGTEAEFKSKRRSQISTSSSSVPADGSTHGSTPTPPPLPERIDSLNNRSEEAELRKAPWFQAGIPREITLEVLSQEPEGAFMVRESTSKPGCYALSLRVPREFQPSGIAHYLIMRTNKGYKIKGFTKEFTTLTALITHHSVMPELLPCPLSLSRYNPSFVKTDSSKDFADIDSDPDYNTLADFRKMMADLNV; from the exons GCGGAGGAGTTGAATACCATCGTTGGCAATGCTTTCCGCATGGCGTACGTGGCGCAGCTTCAGCGCCAGCCGATCCTTCAGGATGTAATCTCGCCGCGATCAACGCCGTCTTATCGCAAGGACAAGCAGGAGCATCGAACATCGTGG AACAAATCGCTGCCCGGAGACGACACGATCGCCGCGGGCGCTTGCAGGAGTCCGTCGTCGAACTCGTGGCTGAAAAGTCGGACGTCGCCCACCTCCAGGACTGGAAGGGGTCCGTCCGCAGCGGATATGAACGTGCAGCTCGGCAGCGCCGGCTCGCCCACGCTGCGACTCGCCAGCGTTAAG GCGCCGAACTCGATCCCGGGTCTGCGGCCGGCGTTCACGAACGTCCTCGGGCCCATAACGAACGTGGACGAGCCAAAGAGCATATCCCAGCAGAGCACACCGAGCAGCGATGAGAGCAACTCGCCAACGGAGTTAAACTCGTACAAGAGGCTAACGGACAAGCCACCGCTGATAAAGCGGCTGGCGATGGGTTTGACAGGTGGACGCGACGTTCTCGGGCTGAACGGCGAGGATGACAGCTGCCCGCTCGTCAGCGGTAGCAGCACGCCGACCAGCCCGTCGAACAGGCCCCATTCCGGGGGCTACATAAACGAGGCGATCATCGACTCGGAGGGCACGAGGCCGTCGTATAACAAGATACCGCCGTCGGAGAGTCTCGACAACACCATCAACGCGTCCATCACCAATGCAAAGAACTTCAACATCGAGAACAACAG GATAGGGCACAATTGCCCGGACTCGGGCACGGAGGCGGAATTCAAGTCGAAAAGAAGATCGCAAATTAGCACGTCGAGCAGCTCCGTACCCGCTGACGGAAGCACTCATGGCTCCACGCCAACTCCGCCGCCTTTACCCGAGAGAATAGACAGCCTGAATAATCGAAGCGAGGAGGCCGAGCTACGCAAAGCGCCCTGGTTTCAAGCTGGAATACCCAG AGAGATAACGCTGGAGGTATTGAGCCAAGAGCCGGAAGGAGCGTTCATGGTGCGCGAAAGTACCAGCAAGCCCGGATGTTACGCCCTCTCCCTCCGTGTGCCCCGTGAATTCCAGCCAAGCGGAATAGCCCATTATCTCATAATGCGTACAAACAAAGGTTACAAAATCAAA GGCTTCACGAAAGAGTTTACGACGCTCACCGCACTAATCACTCACCATTCGGTCATGCCGGAATTACTGCCCTGCCCGTTGTCCCTAAGCCGATATAATCCAAGCTTCGTCAAGACTGACTCCAGCAAGGATTTCGCGGACATCGATTCGGACCCGGATTACAATACCCTGGCGGATTTTCGCAAAATGATGGCTGATCTGAACGTCTAG
- the LOC105205833 gene encoding DDB1- and CUL4-associated factor 13 yields MKVKVLSRNPDEYLRETKRDIHKIPRNFDPALHPFQAVREYTKALNAVKLEKVFAKPFVRSLEGHKDAVSCMCKHPSQLSTLLSGAYDGEVRTWNLGQGTCTRSFLAHDGIVRGIAYMPDGKRFITVGDDKTIKTWDTVSAGEEEEEPVNTIVSKMVLTGVTHHWTKPVFVTCGEGICHMWEDTRNEPLRTFKWGVDSLIDVKFNPVQKDLLASCASDRSIILYDTRETGPLTKIVMKLRTNKLCWNPMEAFIFTCANEDYNLYTYDARKLKAPVTVHMDHVEAVIDVDYSPTGKEFVSGSYDKSIRIFETDKFHSREVYHTRRMHRLTCVGWSLDNRFVISGSDEMNLRVWKAKASEKLGIMKARERNARLVNDTLKEKYAAHPEIRRIARHRQVPKHIYNARAELRTIREKSRRKEANRRRHSKKGAVQYVAERKKNVVGQET; encoded by the exons ATGAAGGTTAAAGTGTTAAGTAGGAATCCTGATGAATACTTACGGGAGACTAAACGAGACATTCACAAAA tCCCACGAAATTTCGATCCTGCGTTGCATCCCTTCCAAGCAGTCAGAGAATACACAAAAGCTCTGAATGCTGTTAAGTTGGAGAAGGTGTTTGCGAAACCATTTGTACGCAGCTTGGAGGGTCACAAAGATGCAGTGTCCTGCATGTGCAAACATCCCTCTCAATTGTCTACTCTTCTGAGTGGCGCTTACGACGGTGAGGTGAGAACATGGAATCTCGGCCAAGGGACATGCACCCGCTCGTTTCTGGCTCACGATGGCATAGTTCGCGGTATTGCGTATATGCCAGATGGGAAACGCTTCATTACTGTCGGCGACGACAAGACGATCAAGACCTGGGACACTGTCTCTGCTggtgaggaggaggaggaacctGTGAATACTATTGTCAGCAAA ATGGTATTAACTGGTGTTACACACCATTGGACCAAACCAGTTTTTGTTACCTGTGGAGAAGGCATATGCCATATGTGGGAAGATACTAGGAATGAACCCTTACGAACATTTAAATGGGGCGTGGATAGTTTAATAGATGTGAAATTTAATCCAGTACAAAAGGATCTTTTAG cATCTTGTGCCAGTGATCGCAGCATAATTTTATATGACACTAGAGAGACTGGACCTTTAACAAAGATAGTAATGAAATTACGGACCAACAAGCTCTGTTGGAATCCCATGGAAGCCTTTATCTTTACATGTGCTAATGAAGATTACAA TTTGTACACCTATGATGCCCGCAAGTTGAAAGCACCAGTTACTGTACACATGGATCACGTGGAAGCTGTGATAGATGTGGATTACTCGCCAACGGGAAAAGAATTTGTGTCGGGCAGCTATGACAAATCTATTCGTATTTTTGAGACGGATAAATTCCACTCGCGAGAGGTGTACCACACAAGACGCATGCACAGACTTACCTGCGTAGGATGGTCGCTGGATAACAGATTTGTAATTAGCGGCAGCGATGAAATGAATCTTCGCGTATGGAAAGCTAAAGCGTCAGAAAAGCTCGGCATT ATGAAAGCCAGAGAAAGAAACGCGCGACTCGTCAATGACACTCTGAAAGAGAAGTATGCGGCGCATCCGGAAATCCGACGAATTGCACGTCATAGACAAGTGCCGAAACATATATATAACGCACGCGCCGAATTACGAACGATTCGCGAAAAAAGTAGACGCAA GGAGGCTAATAGGCGTCGACATTCCAAGAAGGGAGCCGTACAGTACGTGGCAGAAAGGAAGAAGAACGTCGTGGGTCAAGAGACCTGA